One Anser cygnoides isolate HZ-2024a breed goose chromosome 36, Taihu_goose_T2T_genome, whole genome shotgun sequence genomic region harbors:
- the LOC136788419 gene encoding interferon-like, whose amino-acid sequence MPGPAAPPPTAIHSALALLLLLTPPADAFSCSPLRLHDSAFPWDSLQLLCNMAPSPTQPCPQQHAPCSFPDTLLDTNDTQQASHATLHLLQHLFDTLSSPSTPAHWLHTARHDLLNQLQHHIHHLERCFPADATRFHRRGPRNLHLGINKYFGCIQHFLQNHTYSPCAWDHVRLEAHACFQRIHRLTRTMR is encoded by the coding sequence ATGCCTGGGCCCGCAGCCCCACCACCAACAGCCATCCACAGCGCCCTGgcgctcctgctcctcctcacgCCTCCCGCCGACgccttctcctgcagccccctgcgcCTCCACGACAGCGCCTTCCCCTGGgacagcctccagctcctctgcaacatggctcccagccccacacagccctgcCCGCAGCAACATGCACCTTGCTCCTTCCCGGACACCCTCCTGGACACCAACGACACACAGCAAGCCTCACACGCcaccctccacctcctccaacACCTCTTCGAcaccctcagcagccccagcacccccgcgCACTGGCTCCACACCGCACGCCACGACCTCCTcaaccagctccagcaccacaTCCACCACCTCGAGCGCTGCTTCCCAGCCGACGCCACGCGCTTCCACAGGCGAGGGCCCCGCAACCTTCACCTCGGCATCAACAAGTACTTCGGCTGCATCCAACACTTCCTCCAGAACCACACCTACAGCCCCTGCGCCTGGGACCACGTCCGCCTCGAGGCTCACGCCTGCTTCCAGCGCATCCACCGCCTCACCCGCACCATGCGCTAA